Part of the Musa acuminata AAA Group cultivar baxijiao chromosome BXJ3-10, Cavendish_Baxijiao_AAA, whole genome shotgun sequence genome, AATGGAGGAAGACCTTTATTCTCTAGACAATGCAAGGCTTGAGTTACAGTCCATATGCAAGAAAATTAAGACACATTTTGAAATGAATCCTGAAAGCTCTGTGATCGAAATTGCAGAGAAGATTAATGAGCTTGTAGATAAAGTTCTCGCACTGGAACTGACAGTTTCATCACAGGCTGTACAAATAAATCGATTGACTTCAGAAAACAATGAACTTGATAAATACCTTCAGAAATTGGAAGAGGAGAAAACGATTCTGATTAGTGATTCAAATGCATTGTCTGAAAGACTGAAGGAAGCTGAAGAGGAGCTTAACAAAGTTCAGGCAATCGAGAAAATTGTCCGAGATGGAGAAATAAATTTCTATGACAACTTTAGTGAGGCCTGTCACAGCCTCAGTGGTATTTCAGAGAAGCTGCAGTCTCATAAATCACCAGAAGATGAGTGTGTTGCAGATGCATCCACAGAGGAAGAAGCTTCTGCGTTTAGCACTGTACCACTGAGAGAGTGCCAAGATAAAGAAGTAACTGAAATCCATGACGTCAAGAAGGATATGGAAGAGGAGATTCATACAACTAAGGAACTTGGTCACCGCCCAGAAGATCCTTCCCAGATGGAGGCTGGTTCTCAGCTCAAGAGTGCTTCGGATGAGATTGAGGACCCAAAGAAAGGAAATGAACTGGGCGAGAAAGGCTTATCACAAACGTATCTAGGCATTCGTCAATCTGACAATGAAGAAATCCTGCTTGATGAAAAAGAGCATGCTCTTAACTTTCAGCAAGTAGTTCCAAGTGGTTTAGAAGGTACAGAAAAAATTGTGTTTGCTGAGTACACATCAATCTTACAAAATTACGAAGAGACAAAGAGAAGGCTCTCTGAAGTAGAGAATAAAAATGAAGAACATCTTCAAGAGACAATGTCTTTGATAGGGGAACTGAAGAATGTCATTGCAATGAAAGATGAGGAGATACAGTTGCTGAAACAACAATTGGCCTCTCTAAAGATGAGTTCCGATATTACTGCAGATGCACCTTCCATTGGAGACTCTTGGGATGGTCAACAAAAGCTTGAAAGCACATCCAACTCTGTGATGGTCACAGAGAGTTCCAACCTTCGAGATTCTGAGATGCTTGAAGATCTAAGTATATCCACTACAAAAAGAGATTCAGATGATAAGTTTACAGAAGTACATGGACCCCTTGAGGAAGGCAGCAATGCAGATTGCATCAATGAGCCAAAAAGCATTTCACCAGTGGAAGAAAAGCTCAGAAGGGATATTGACGCTTTGCTTGATAGAAATTTGGAATTCTGGCTAAGGTTCAGCACATCATTCCATCACATACAGGAGTTCAAGGCCAAATATGAAGACCTACAAGCTGATATTGATAGGCTGAAAGACAACAAGACACCAGGGGGCAATGATGGTGCTACTGGCAATCAGGATGGGGAACCTGAATCAGCGATAGTAGCCACAAGACTGAGAGAATTGAAGACTGAGCTCCAGGTGTGGTTGGAACAAAATGCACTGTTGAAAGGTGAGCTGCAAAGTACAATCTCATCTCTTGATGATATGCAAGAGGAGATATCAACTGCTGCCAACACAAAATCAGAAACGGGGGAAGCGATGTGCACTCCTTATCAAGCTGCAAGGTTTCAAGGTGAGGTGATGAACATGAAACAAGAGAAGAATAAGGCTGCAAGTGAATTGCA contains:
- the LOC135650490 gene encoding protein NETWORKED 2D-like gives rise to the protein MLQRAASNAYSWWWASHIRTKQSKWLDSNLQEMEEVVKKMLKLIEADADSFAKRAELYFKRRPELTSFVEDAYRAYRALAERYDHISGELHKANHTIATACPEQVQYAMLEEEDDNFPKAITPIDPSKINKPTVEGLMNRRRENESSIKRKQKNSNVPQINKEKAQEEIDKLQKGILVLQTEKEFIKSSYETGIAKYWEIEKQIMDMQEKVSCLQDEFGTSSVIKDDEARALMTATALKSCEDAIVSLQEQRKKSLEQAKVESERIEVAKDKLKTLKGEYCQSEMEDADMSGENTQMSFTAEKMEEDLYSLDNARLELQSICKKIKTHFEMNPESSVIEIAEKINELVDKVLALELTVSSQAVQINRLTSENNELDKYLQKLEEEKTILISDSNALSERLKEAEEELNKVQAIEKIVRDGEINFYDNFSEACHSLSGISEKLQSHKSPEDECVADASTEEEASAFSTVPLRECQDKEVTEIHDVKKDMEEEIHTTKELGHRPEDPSQMEAGSQLKSASDEIEDPKKGNELGEKGLSQTYLGIRQSDNEEILLDEKEHALNFQQVVPSGLEGTEKIVFAEYTSILQNYEETKRRLSEVENKNEEHLQETMSLIGELKNVIAMKDEEIQLLKQQLASLKMSSDITADAPSIGDSWDGQQKLESTSNSVMVTESSNLRDSEMLEDLSISTTKRDSDDKFTEVHGPLEEGSNADCINEPKSISPVEEKLRRDIDALLDRNLEFWLRFSTSFHHIQEFKAKYEDLQADIDRLKDNKTPGGNDGATGNQDGEPESAIVATRLRELKTELQVWLEQNALLKGELQSTISSLDDMQEEISTAANTKSETGEAMCTPYQAARFQGEVMNMKQEKNKAASELQEGLDQVRRLQAEIEQQWSKLRENFEPFPSASTPDAGLEHSPSRTRVPLRVFLFGAKPKKPSIFARIHPVFQKQNSKLKAGRRSKWFSQSDE